From the genome of Malus sylvestris chromosome 13, drMalSylv7.2, whole genome shotgun sequence:
GCTAATTTGAATAATTAGTCGCGTAATTGAGATTTGTAAAAAACCCTTTAGTTTGAGAGGTGATATGGCTATACTTGGACAATCAAGTTGTACTGATGCTCACTCTAGGAGTGGAGCAATTGTTTCTTTGAGTAGTTGACTCGTAtgtaagtgcttttaaaatgattgaagatTTTGGTCAAAGTGTTATTggtttccaaaagcacttgaagtacAATTTGAAAGAAGCACCAATAATGTACTTCATgcaggaagcacttcaagtgctttccacatttcacttgcatttttttaCTGTGGATTGGTTCCAGAAACACTTTCATCAAAAGCagtttcagtcattttaaaagcgcATCCAAACACTAGTTGGTGATTAGAAGTGGTTTTTGACTAAATGTTAAGTTTACCTCACAGTCTTTAAAACAGATAAACTGTAGCATTTGCTTATGACTTCAGCTTATTTAATTACCATAGCCAGCACCACCACCAACCATGTTGTTCTTATCTGGTTGTGAATATTGTGTATTTGGTATGATGCCTTGTCGTCCAGAAAAGCCAAATGAGTTGTTATTGTTGTGGTTCctttatgatttcataaaagaTATTTGCATTGAGAAAAGTTCTGGTGCTTGATTGTCTTTGAGTACTTTGTTACCTTGTGTGATTGGAGAATAAAAACCTTTGATTTTCTATATGCATTGACTCGCCACTTAATGAACTTTTGTgtccaaagcttcaatatgttTTCTATTCGTGTTTAATATTTCGTTTAGTATATTTCTGCAGTGTAATTATAGAAGCTCTCAAGGTGGACAGTCTGCAGAAGCTATGCTCGTCATTGGAACCTATTCTTCGCAGAGTTGTAAGTTGTTTTAGTACGTTTTATATGTGACATGTTTATCCCTCCTTTCTAATAGAATTAATAGTTACCGTTACCAGTTATATAATGTATATATTTGGGCTAATAAAGTTGAACAAATCAAAAGAGAGTTTAAACTGTACTCTTGTTCCACACAGGTGAGCTTGAAACAGTGATTAACATGCTCAGTGAAGACTTTATTATATCTTGATGCTTGTTGAATAGTCGATACCTTTTTATGCTCTCATGTTTTGATGCCTGGACTATTTTATCCATTAACTGAGTTGGATAAACATCTAGGTTCTTGTTTGTTGAAGATCACGATAACCTGGATATGGTTATTTGTGTGGATACTACTGATTATTTGTGCTGAAGTTCATCCCTTAATTCTCTTTCTGTGGGTGACTCCTCTGATACCACCCAAATTTTATTACTGTAGATTTAAATGTGAGCAAGAATTTTCAGGTTATATTAGTTTTGTTTATATTGATATAAAGCGGCGGAAGCTAAATTTATTTAGTGCTGGGTTAAGTGTTCTTGGCACCTGGAGTAGTGATTAATCTTATGAGCTGGAATTATTTTTAGGCTGACGTCGTATGTCATTAAATTCGTTTCATTAAAATACCATCAGTTCAATAACTGCACCTAATTCAAATTAAATACTAAACTTTATGTTCATTAATGTACTTCCAATTTGTCTTTGTCTGATGTTGGTACCATGTATAAAACGAAGAAAATTTGGAATATTTGAACTTCTATAGGTTGGGATGATTCTTGTGCTATCCGTATGAAGGATAGATGGTTTCTTATGACTGAACTATTTGTCTACCACGTGATACAATATACTGAAGTTATGGCAAAAAAAACATAACATATCTATTGTGATTTTCTGTCTATGCTCTTGCTCTGTAGCCCTTATTCTcgttttttatttcaatttactGGTTAACAGGTAAGCGAAGAAGTGGAGCGTGCTTTGGCTAAGTTAGGCCCTACGAGAGTTAATGGaaggtgaaaaaaaattatttatgatATTTGTTTAATGAACagaataatttttctttattgtttattttgtgGGTGTATGCCTAGtgatgctctctctctctctctctctttctctctctctcgttcttTCTCTTCCATTTACAAACCAAATCTTTTAAACAGTCTGAAATAATGGGAAGACCTGTAGTCCATCTGATGCCAACACCACCATATTTAGGAAGCAGAGCAACACatctagaaaagaaaaaagcagtCATAAACAAAACTTTTCTACTCACTAAGAAGAAGAATAGTTGAATACTTAGCATATATTTACAGGATTGGTTATCCCTAATTGTTAAAGCATTTATCCATTTTTCTGGAGTAGTTCAGTTGCCTACTTAATTGATTGGTTCTTATTTGTAATGCCTTCCTTTGGTAGACCGATAAGAGGTATTCTTAAACACTCAAATACTTACATGAGCTGACAAGGGTGTTTATGGGCTCTCTGAAGTATGATCTTCTTCTGTTGAGTTTTTCTTACAGAGCTTAACCAATGACCAATGATGATCATGTGTATAAATCTTAAAATTAGTTTATagaataatttgaattttgtaaAGGTCTTCACTTGCTACATATTTGTGTTCATATTTTACATTTGGAAAATTTTTCTGGATAAGATATTTGTTGTGTTAAGGAATTTGTATGCTTCTATATGATACACACAGAGGCTGAAAGCTTTTAGATTTACCAGAGATTTCTCATATTTCAAAAGTATGAAGTTCAGAGAACTtcgttgtttttgttttataactgtTTCTAGATTTGTAATCATATATAATTCCAGAAAgtatttattggaaaaaaaagaacaagaaaagaGAGAACAGAAATGGCAGGTGTCTTCTGGTGTAAGAACTTTTGTTTTGATGTTCCCGGATATTAGAATTATAACCATCATGAACTAtattagcaaaataaaaatgttCAAACTATGACGAATAGTCAACACGTAGTGGTAACATAGTTTCTGATATTTGACATTTCAGGTCTTCTCCAAAACGAATTGAAGGTCCAAATGGGCAAAACTTGCAACTAGAGTTTAAGTCCAATTTGGCTCTTCCGATATTCACAGGAGGGAAAGTTGAAGGCGAGCAGGGTGCTGCAATTCATGTTGTTTTAGTTGATGCAAACACTGGCCGAGTTGTGACTTCTGGGGCTGAATCCTCTGTAAAACTAGATATTGTTGTGCTTGAAGGTGATTTCAACAATGAAGATGATGAAGGCTGGACTCAAGAAGAATTTGATAGCCATGTGGTGAAAGAGCGTGAAGGAAAGAGACCTCTATTGACTGGGGACCTGCAAGTGACCCTCAAAGAAGGGGTAGGAACTCTAGGGGATCTGACCTTCACAGACAACTCAAGTTGGATACGAAGCAGGAAGTTCAGACTTGGATTGAAAGTAGCTTTGGGGTTTTGTGAGGGCATGCGCATACGAGAAGCTAAAACAGAAGCTTTTACTGTTAAGGATCACAGAGGGGAATGTAGGTTCATGCTccagacaatttttttttaattttttttattttatttttttgtcctaACTGTGCTAGTGCACTGTTGgtgatttctttttcctttgatcTTGCCAGTGTACAAGAAACACTACCCACCAGCATTAAATGATGAAGTATGGAGATTGGAGAAGATTGGTAAGGATGGGGCATTCCATAAGAGGTTAAGCAAAGCAGGAATATTCACAGTTGAAGAGTTTCTTCAGCTTGTGGTCCGAGATTCTCAAAAATTACGGAATGTAAGTGCAGGACTTGGTTTGAATTGTAAAAACACACGCAAAAACACAAATACTTTGATACCTTGTAGATGTTTATGTTGTGCTCTTGTTTATAGATCCTTGGAAGCGGAATGTCAAATAAGATGTGGGATGCTCTTTTAGAACATGCAAAGACTTGTGTCTTGAGCGGGAAGCTTTATGTTTATTATCCTGAAGATACAAGAAATGTTGGTGTTGTTTTTAACAACATCTATCAGCTGAGTGGCCTCATCACCGGGGAGCAGTTTCACTCTGCTGATGATCTTTCTGACAGCCAGAAGGTGAATATGAACCATATTGTATCTTGGAAATATGTTCTCACTATACTATTACTAGGTGGTCAATCTGTTTGTATTTTTGGATTTACATATTTCAACAAATCACATTTCCTTGTCCTAAAGGATTTATATTTGACACATATGTaatactttttttgtttttggagaacTTGAAAATGATATCATCACCAAGGAGCATTAGCACGAGGGAGATGAATTTTTCTGATAATTCTAAGTTTGAAGGATGTGCTTTTTTAAGTGCTATAGATTTCTGttcttcttttgattttttgttattaCTAGTAAAAGTATGGAAGTTATGAAGAGGTCCCTGCAACGCCAATGTTTTTGAACTAGTTATGTACTTCGTGTTGCTGACCGAACAATGGTGTTCTTTCTAAAGTCTTGGGCAGTTGAAAGTCCTAGAGTTCTAGATACTACAGTCATTTTTAATCTTCTATGGTAAATAATTGACAATGGAAAGGTCAAATACAAAAATTTCTATAATGCTTATGTTCGTGCAGGTCTATGTAGATGGGCTGGTGAAGAAAGCATATGACAACTGGGAGCAAGTTATTCAGTATGATGGCAAGTCACTTCTAAATTTCAAACAGATTAAGAGGTCGGCTGCACCCCGAACTGAAATTCAAATGGGCCCAATCAGTTACTCTGAAGCTTCAGATCAACTGCAACTACATCGCCTGCCAAATTCAGTTCACTCAGAGCAGCCTCCATTGGATCCGCTACCAATCGGAGGTAAACATTGCTGTCTGCATGAGCTTTgaacctttgtttttttttttgttttttgattttgttttttgattttgttttcggTGGGAGAGGGAGTAAATCCCATCCACTCAAGGTTGTCCTCCTGAAACTTATTTGTGGAAGTAATTATTTAGAGTCAGAAAAAGAATAACTAATTAATAAAGGTGAGCTAAAACAGTGAGTGTTAAGTGTCCTTTGCTTGTGTGGAATATGACTTCAGGTGAAATATGAAAGTGTAGGATTTATAAATAATGCTACGTTGGCTAGGTTTACAGAACCGAACCTGGAATATTCTGAAGCTATGGGATGTCGAATCCTCCAAAAATGAGCAGAAAATTCATCTGACACTTGCCTGACTACTCATCAGCATCTTAAGTAGCTCACCTTGGTCTAAaattgttgggtttttggctcAAATTTAGGATGATGCAATcaattaggtttgtgttacatatttggttttggtgtcctatttgggtttggttttgactttttaattagtttccttggtggagagattttgttaattacctatttgattaggatttggatttatttcctattaatattcttattgtaacctaagtcctatgcactataaataggaccttagggttagtgtatttagtgtggcaatttggtgagagtcaatttgtgagtttgtgagttagagagcaatGTGGGAGAATCTTCTCCATTAGTTTTGGGTTCTCGactcgtttggtttagggtttgtaatttgtgggatttgggttatgagagtttaaacactcttttgtaatcttcatttgtttagtgaaattcctcgcCGTGCTTCACTCATGGACGTAGGCTTTAtgccgaaccacgtaaatctcgtgttagtttgagattgtttgttttagctttcacctacgacgttgatattggtactttgttagaattcgcttccgtttgcgcataaaagtacaaTAAAAATTCCAGGATCATTAAACCAAAATTCAATCTGTAGCGACTCCTGGTGGCCATGTTAAGGACATTAGGATGAGTactaaaccaaaatttaatcttcACCTTGGTCTTTTGCAATGAAAAATGTGGCTTGAGAAACAATTTATGATTAATAGGATGACCTTTATTATTTCCCAAATATGACTTAGGAATTAGGATCTACTGCTACTTTTAAAACTTTATAGATGGTATTTACAAACACCACAGCGAATCAAAGCTGTATAGTTTTAGAAGTGCCAGTCTATATAACTACGTAAAACTTGTATATCTATACCCATATTAGtgcatttataatttatatttaattataatttgtatAATTTACGTTACAAAACTGAGCCTAAGCGCGTAATAAAAAATGCCATTGGAATGTGAGTGAACTTTTGGTCGCACACTTGCACCATATATCTATACACTTGTCGAGTTTTTACGGAAATGCCTTGCACTTAATTTCCTTCCCTTGTTATTCAAACTGTCAATATGTAATAGATGCTAAGGTTGACACCCACGTCTTCGGTGGAGTGAGATTCAAACCATGCTATAATTTAATtctaaacacacacacacacacgcacagagctAGACAGGGTCCTAATTATGATTCTGTTTTGGCCTGTTTTTTGGGTCCTTGTCAGGTTATAATGACGGTCTATCAACAAGATACTTGACCCAGCCACTCGTAAATTCCAATTCTCATACCCAGTTTGATGGCGCCGGATTTACACTGGATGACCAATTGATCAGCAATTCTCATCAGGCACAAAGCACAAGAAATGACCCCAATACTGTTGGTTTGGCTCTTGGTCCTCCACAATCATCCACATCAGGATTACAGACTATCAATTCTGCTCAGACATCCACTCTTAATCCTATAGATGACTGGACAACCAACCGAGATTTTATTTCAGAGGAAGAGATTCGTATTAGAAGTCATGAGATGCTCGAAAATGAGGATATGCAGCACTTGCTCAGAATCTTCAGTATGGGAGGAGGCCATGGCTCAATTGATGTGCCCGATGATGGGTTTTCATTCCCCTCATATATGCCATCACCAATGCCCAACTATGAGGAAGATCGCACCCGTCCTGGAAAAGCTGTTGTGGGGTGGCTCAAAATTAAGGCAGCAATGAGATGGGGTttttttgtgaggaagaaagctGCTGAGAGAAGGGCACAGATTGTGGAGATAGAGGATGAATAGAAGCCCATTCAAAGCTGATACAAGGGTCTTGCTATGATAGTTAACTTTTTATGAGTGCCTGCTACAGCTTGATGTTTTAGGCGGACTGAAGATGTCAGTTTCAGAAGTCTTGATAAATGACCGACATTTGTGGATATCTGTTGGATGGAAAGGAATCTATTCTTGTAGCTACCTGTACAGTAAGTCATTtctgtttatttttcttactcGTGAAGATTTCTGTCATCACTCTGTGAATGACATTGGCCCCTGGCTTCTAACGGGTAAATTTCTTATTACCTCTTGTTGACATATTTTAGGATGACTATCATCTGTTGTTTTGGTTAAACATTGCACGCGGGTGCTGGCTAGTGTTTTATATGATTGTGCTAGTTGCTTTTGTAATTTGAATTGACTGGAATTCTTGTACGTTAGACATTCAtaacctgttttttttttttttttttttttcacctagTCTTGAATTTGAGTTTCCGTGTTTTTAGTACTGAAATCAGCGTAACATACTGAGGTCTGGTAATATCTTGTTGAGTTTTCGATTCTGTTAATTGGATGTGGAGGTTTATACTGGAATCTAAAGGTTGACATGTGGAGGCCAAATGGGATTTGTGACGATGATTGGATGCAGTTCATACCGCAATTAGGCTTCAAATACGTACCAGAAATCATGTAATTCTGCGGAGTCTTTTATGACTGGAAATATCTTCTGTTCACACACAGGAGTATTGGTTCAACGCCCtctggtttcaattttttttctgttaTGGAATTGCATTtggctttggttttactgaatgttttttgtttgtttgcgtGCTTCGGTAAAATGTTGGCACAATTGAAGTAGGGAGGATCATCTTTTGACTGCGTGGGACTTTAATCCCGATTGTTATGAACCGACCAATTCAGCCTGCAAGTCCTGTTCGTATCTTTATTCCCTTCGGAATTTCACGGCAGAGGaacctctccggatcctctcaCAGAGAATTCTAGAGGTCATTTCATCGTGTTCGTTTATTGTAGATATTGCGGTTAATTGTTGTCGGGTAttgtttgtgttcaattttaaataaacaaaattcaaactgaTTTCTGGCATGACAGATGAATGGACACGATGAAGTGATGATTGGGATTCTTACAAAAGGATCCGGATAGGATCCTATTCCGGAATTTCACTCAAAAGCTGACATGAGCTAATTTGCTTTTAGGGGTGCTTGGGACAAGCGTTCACGAGCACGCATGACTCAGCACTTGATGCGGTGCCAATTAGTGGATGGAAGTAGGCATGtcattttggacccaacccgttaacccgatccgacccaacccgttaatatttgtatttgggtggatgcttaacgggtcgggtcgctaacgggtgaacccgttaacaacaacaacaacaacaacaacaaagccttttcccactaagtggggtcggctatatgaatcctagaacgccattgcgctcggttttgtgtcatgtcctccgttagatccaagtactctaagccttttcttagagtctcttccaaagttttcctaggtcttcctctaccccttcggccctgaacctctgtcccgtagtcacatcttcgaaccggagcgtcagtcggccttctttgcacatgtccaaatcaccggaaccgattttctctcatctttccttcaatttcggctactcctactttacctcggatatcctcattctcaatcttatcctttctcgtgtgcccacacatcccacgaagcatcctcatctctgctacacccattttgtgtacgtgttgatgtttcaccgcccaacattctgtgccatacaacatcgctggccttattgccgtcctataaaattttcccttgagcttcagtggcctacgacggtcacacaacacgcctgatgcactcttacacttcatccatccagctcgtattctatagttgagatctccatctaattctccgttctcttgcaagatagatcctaggtagtgaaaacggtcgctttttgtgatcttcgctagattgctccggtcattagtgtggataagtatataaatggatagagataggaaagcaaacacaagatgtacgtggttcacccagattggctacgtccacggaatagaagagttctcattaattgtgaagggtttacacaagtacataggtttaagctctcctttagtgagtacaagtgaatgatttagtacaaatgacattagagtacaaatgacattaggaaatattgtgagagaatgatctcgtaatcacgaaacttctaagtatcggagtgtggtatcatcttgacttgccttatctgtctcataggtagatgtggcagcttctctggaagtactcttcctccatccaggggtggtatctttaactggtggagatgcacaaggtaatgtatcaatttcacttgaagcttacttgtagtttcaggcttggtcaagcgcgatacaaaccatgtagtaggagtcccccaagtcgccgagctaggggatctgctgaaagaggtgacagacaaggtaagcaatgagagctccggctgattgttcaccttctccccatcttgcagcagcatgaaggataaagagaagaaaaatgagaagagatgatatgggatacttttgcttttgaagaagtaactttccacaggcttattcttgaactgagctggaaggttttctggtttcctccagagtataaggccgactgaagaatttgagggtcaaaacaagtccatcaaatctagagtacgttcgaccctgctgatatgggatacttttgcttttgacagagtaatggatgtataggcacgtgtgctgttacgcttgtctccacatgcttccttgtatccttcgcacttgccctatctgttcctcaagcagatgcggtatcttccctggaaacataagatgttgaagatgagtactcgagagcaatgccaggtaagtaatcaggtaaggggttccaggcagtcagttcctggttgggagcttgatttcaagtgctgactgattgctctctttctccttgtcttgcaggtaaaaacaaggccaaaggaaaagacagggaaaaagcatgatatgggatactcttgcttttaaccctgatgatatgagatattcttgctctagtatagcttgtttgcagaggtattatcggggggaaagaaagctgaatatttcgaaaggcttcgttgggagtgccctctcagatatgaggaagggttaagcatttttgcaggtctgcctgtccgttggggatggatgtcgacatatataggagtctccctaacaacaagtagtaatgatattcctttaccctgcttggtcatagcacggtagtgggagctgctagcttcacatgttttaactttgtcagagcactttgaaaaagtggtatgtggtatctggctctcgagattcggagaacgatgct
Proteins encoded in this window:
- the LOC126596273 gene encoding calmodulin-binding protein 60 B isoform X1, whose protein sequence is MRQTRLMERTNSMREKRQMEGGEEEQPERKRPALASVIIEALKVDSLQKLCSSLEPILRRVVSEEVERALAKLGPTRVNGRSSPKRIEGPNGQNLQLEFKSNLALPIFTGGKVEGEQGAAIHVVLVDANTGRVVTSGAESSVKLDIVVLEGDFNNEDDEGWTQEEFDSHVVKEREGKRPLLTGDLQVTLKEGVGTLGDLTFTDNSSWIRSRKFRLGLKVALGFCEGMRIREAKTEAFTVKDHRGELYKKHYPPALNDEVWRLEKIGKDGAFHKRLSKAGIFTVEEFLQLVVRDSQKLRNILGSGMSNKMWDALLEHAKTCVLSGKLYVYYPEDTRNVGVVFNNIYQLSGLITGEQFHSADDLSDSQKVYVDGLVKKAYDNWEQVIQYDGKSLLNFKQIKRSAAPRTEIQMGPISYSEASDQLQLHRLPNSVHSEQPPLDPLPIGGYNDGLSTRYLTQPLVNSNSHTQFDGAGFTLDDQLISNSHQAQSTRNDPNTVGLALGPPQSSTSGLQTINSAQTSTLNPIDDWTTNRDFISEEEIRIRSHEMLENEDMQHLLRIFSMGGGHGSIDVPDDGFSFPSYMPSPMPNYEEDRTRPGKAVVGWLKIKAAMRWGFFVRKKAAERRAQIVEIEDE
- the LOC126596273 gene encoding calmodulin-binding protein 60 B isoform X2, with the translated sequence MRQTRLMERTNSMREKRQMEGGEEEQPERKRPALASVIIEALKVDSLQKLCSSLEPILRRVVSEEVERALAKLGPTRVNGRSSPKRIEGPNGQNLQLEFKSNLALPIFTGGDFNNEDDEGWTQEEFDSHVVKEREGKRPLLTGDLQVTLKEGVGTLGDLTFTDNSSWIRSRKFRLGLKVALGFCEGMRIREAKTEAFTVKDHRGELYKKHYPPALNDEVWRLEKIGKDGAFHKRLSKAGIFTVEEFLQLVVRDSQKLRNILGSGMSNKMWDALLEHAKTCVLSGKLYVYYPEDTRNVGVVFNNIYQLSGLITGEQFHSADDLSDSQKVYVDGLVKKAYDNWEQVIQYDGKSLLNFKQIKRSAAPRTEIQMGPISYSEASDQLQLHRLPNSVHSEQPPLDPLPIGGYNDGLSTRYLTQPLVNSNSHTQFDGAGFTLDDQLISNSHQAQSTRNDPNTVGLALGPPQSSTSGLQTINSAQTSTLNPIDDWTTNRDFISEEEIRIRSHEMLENEDMQHLLRIFSMGGGHGSIDVPDDGFSFPSYMPSPMPNYEEDRTRPGKAVVGWLKIKAAMRWGFFVRKKAAERRAQIVEIEDE